The following proteins are co-located in the Echinicola sp. 20G genome:
- a CDS encoding fasciclin domain-containing protein has product MKTTSKKVPFLPVLLFAWLFFTACNDEDEPMPIEEDSIVDIVVDSPDFTILESAVVEADLVSTLEGDGPFTVFAPNDDAFMSFLDDNALAATDLLASDQLSDILLYHVLASEVMASGVSAGEVQTANGDSFYVSQAADGSLWINGSAQIVDTDIEASNGVIHVLDYVIVPPSQSIAEIAVSMTTANSPEFTQLVGALQRANLVDAVSGDEGDLTVFAPTDAAFQALYDSNPSWNDYNDIPLETLTAVLTAHVVPARAFSQDLRTGESLATLNTNTMLEVDLSAGTVGGASLNSDMLNIHATNGVIHVINQVILP; this is encoded by the coding sequence ATGAAAACTACAAGTAAAAAAGTCCCGTTTCTACCAGTGCTGCTCTTTGCTTGGTTGTTCTTTACCGCTTGCAATGATGAAGATGAGCCCATGCCAATAGAAGAGGATAGTATAGTGGATATTGTCGTTGATAGTCCTGATTTTACGATTTTAGAATCGGCTGTTGTGGAGGCGGATTTAGTATCAACCCTTGAAGGGGATGGCCCGTTTACTGTTTTTGCTCCCAATGATGATGCTTTTATGTCTTTCTTAGATGATAATGCACTTGCCGCTACCGATCTGTTGGCTAGTGATCAACTTTCTGATATTCTACTTTACCATGTGTTGGCTTCAGAAGTGATGGCATCTGGTGTTAGTGCTGGAGAAGTCCAGACTGCAAATGGAGATAGTTTCTACGTAAGTCAAGCAGCTGACGGGAGTTTGTGGATAAATGGTAGTGCGCAAATAGTGGATACCGATATAGAGGCCAGCAATGGGGTGATTCATGTCTTGGATTACGTGATTGTACCCCCTTCTCAATCAATAGCGGAAATTGCAGTAAGTATGACTACTGCTAACAGCCCTGAGTTTACTCAGTTAGTTGGAGCTCTCCAAAGGGCAAATTTGGTGGATGCCGTAAGTGGTGATGAAGGAGATTTGACTGTTTTTGCACCTACTGATGCTGCATTTCAGGCGTTATACGATTCTAACCCATCTTGGAATGATTATAATGACATTCCTCTCGAAACATTGACAGCTGTATTGACTGCTCACGTGGTTCCAGCAAGAGCCTTTTCTCAAGATTTAAGAACAGGAGAATCTTTGGCGACATTGAATACGAATACTATGTTAGAAGTAGATTTGAGTGCGGGGACTGTCGGAGGAGCTTCGCTTAATTCGGATATGCTAAACATTCATGCTACTAATGGAGTGATACATGTGATCAATCAAGTGATACTTCCTTAA
- a CDS encoding sulfite oxidase, producing the protein MTEDKTQSLAITGRRRFLRNASLSTLSAMIGADIVFGSSMPKEYVPVVFQDDDPYKLFKKHKDLIILNNKPWNLESQPHILDDKVTPADKMFVRNNGLIPEKVDKATWKLTVDGEAVKATKSYSLEDLKSKFDHYTYQLTLECGGNGRSEFYPPASGNQWKTGAVSCASWTGVRLRDVLEDVGLTDKAVYVGYHAADTHLSGNPDKEPISRGVPMAKALQDDTLLAFSMNGEDIPLAHGFPLRLVAGGFPASASGKWLNRISVRNIVHDGAKMEAPSYRVPCKPVAPGEEVANEDMCIIESMPVKSLITYPKTGAIIAKGQTLEVRGHAWAGELEVSAMEVSIDFGQTWQKCQLEKPVNRLAWQHFKTHLSFPQPGYYEVWAKATDANGVSQPMVVPGWNPKGYLNNACHRIAIKVG; encoded by the coding sequence ATGACTGAAGATAAAACCCAAAGTTTAGCAATAACCGGCCGGCGAAGATTTTTAAGAAACGCCAGTTTGAGTACTTTGTCAGCCATGATTGGGGCCGATATCGTCTTTGGAAGCAGTATGCCCAAAGAATATGTTCCTGTTGTTTTTCAAGATGATGATCCGTATAAGCTTTTCAAAAAACACAAGGATTTGATCATCCTAAATAACAAACCTTGGAACTTAGAATCTCAGCCACATATTTTGGATGATAAAGTGACTCCTGCAGACAAAATGTTTGTACGGAATAATGGTTTGATCCCGGAGAAAGTCGATAAAGCTACGTGGAAGTTAACGGTGGATGGCGAAGCAGTGAAAGCCACAAAAAGTTATTCACTTGAAGATTTAAAAAGTAAGTTTGACCACTACACTTACCAGCTCACGTTGGAATGTGGTGGAAATGGAAGAAGTGAGTTCTACCCACCTGCAAGCGGCAATCAATGGAAGACTGGAGCGGTCTCCTGTGCTTCTTGGACAGGGGTGAGATTACGGGATGTTTTGGAGGATGTAGGTTTAACTGATAAAGCTGTTTATGTGGGTTATCATGCTGCAGATACTCATTTAAGCGGAAATCCGGATAAGGAGCCTATTTCAAGGGGAGTGCCCATGGCCAAGGCCCTTCAAGATGATACATTATTGGCCTTTTCTATGAATGGGGAAGATATTCCTTTGGCACATGGATTTCCTCTTAGGCTAGTGGCTGGAGGATTTCCTGCCTCAGCTTCTGGAAAATGGCTTAATCGGATTTCTGTGAGAAACATTGTTCACGACGGGGCTAAGATGGAAGCTCCTTCCTATAGAGTGCCGTGCAAGCCTGTCGCGCCAGGGGAAGAAGTGGCTAATGAGGATATGTGCATCATAGAGTCAATGCCAGTTAAGTCTTTGATTACTTATCCCAAGACCGGAGCCATAATCGCAAAGGGACAAACATTAGAGGTGAGGGGACACGCATGGGCCGGTGAATTGGAAGTAAGCGCTATGGAAGTTTCTATTGACTTTGGTCAAACGTGGCAAAAGTGTCAATTGGAAAAGCCTGTCAATAGGTTGGCTTGGCAGCACTTTAAGACGCATTTGAGCTTTCCTCAACCAGGATACTATGAAGTGTGGGCAAAGGCTACTGATGCCAATGGGGTGTCTCAGCCAATGGTTGTGCCTGGCTGGAATCCTAAAGGCTATCTAAACAATGCCTGTCATCGAATTGCAATAAAAGTAGGATAA
- a CDS encoding TenA family protein, whose amino-acid sequence MKWSDKAWGRITPLYDKILKLPFNQELMSGELSKDKFKFYMAQDAFYLGEFGKALSTISGRMDSLDHVLAFSEFASGAIVVERALHESYFKELGIPDEVEPSPSCLLYTNYICNQAGFANVEVAVAAILPCFWIYKKVGDFIFENQNAGNNPYKNWIDTYSGEEFALAVSKAISITNEIASHASEPLQAKMLEAFEMASKLEWMFWESAYRLETWPV is encoded by the coding sequence ATGAAATGGTCAGATAAGGCGTGGGGAAGGATAACACCCCTATACGATAAGATTTTGAAGCTTCCTTTCAATCAAGAATTGATGAGTGGGGAATTGTCAAAGGACAAATTTAAGTTTTATATGGCCCAAGATGCTTTTTATCTTGGAGAGTTTGGGAAGGCGTTGAGCACCATCAGTGGAAGGATGGATTCTTTGGATCATGTATTGGCATTTTCAGAATTCGCATCTGGAGCAATAGTGGTTGAAAGGGCTTTGCACGAAAGTTATTTTAAAGAGTTAGGTATTCCTGATGAGGTGGAGCCATCTCCCTCTTGCTTGCTTTATACAAACTATATCTGCAATCAAGCTGGTTTTGCGAATGTTGAGGTGGCTGTAGCGGCTATACTACCTTGTTTTTGGATCTACAAAAAGGTTGGTGATTTTATTTTTGAAAATCAAAATGCAGGAAACAATCCCTACAAAAACTGGATAGATACTTATTCGGGAGAGGAATTTGCCTTAGCTGTGTCAAAAGCTATTTCCATTACGAATGAGATAGCTTCACATGCCAGTGAGCCTTTGCAGGCAAAGATGTTGGAGGCATTTGAAATGGCTTCTAAATTGGAATGGATGTTTTGGGAAAGTGCTTACAGGTTGGAGACTTGGCCGGTTTAA
- the thiD gene encoding bifunctional hydroxymethylpyrimidine kinase/phosphomethylpyrimidine kinase, which yields MNHQNKEYVPVLTIAGSDSGGGAGIQADIKTMSALGCFATSVITATTAQNTLGVYGIHDIPEIHIVLQLQSILTDIAPKAIKIGMLSRPEVVMAIAKELNKYPEIPIVFDPVMVATSGDRLIQQETVEVIKSELFPLTHILTPNLGEASVILGREILVKDEMEQAAEEILKLGPEYVLVKGGHLEGDVVRDVLVAEKSCETFESTKLKTKNVHGTGCTLSSAIASFLGRGLTVQESVKQAREYVYSAIEAGMEVKTGQGNGPLNHFYEPIRMIKHEMVR from the coding sequence ATGAATCATCAAAACAAAGAGTATGTACCTGTCTTGACCATTGCTGGCTCAGACAGTGGTGGTGGGGCAGGAATTCAAGCGGATATAAAAACGATGTCTGCTTTGGGCTGCTTTGCGACAAGTGTGATAACTGCTACAACTGCTCAAAATACCCTTGGTGTCTATGGTATTCATGATATTCCTGAAATACATATTGTTCTTCAGCTTCAGTCTATACTTACAGATATCGCTCCTAAAGCCATAAAAATTGGCATGCTCAGCAGACCTGAGGTGGTGATGGCCATTGCAAAGGAGTTGAACAAATATCCTGAAATACCAATAGTGTTTGATCCGGTAATGGTGGCTACGAGCGGAGATAGGTTGATACAACAAGAGACGGTTGAAGTGATTAAGTCCGAGCTTTTTCCATTGACTCATATATTGACACCTAATTTAGGTGAAGCAAGCGTTATTCTTGGAAGAGAAATCCTTGTTAAGGATGAGATGGAACAAGCAGCCGAAGAAATCTTGAAACTAGGCCCTGAGTACGTATTGGTCAAAGGAGGGCATTTAGAGGGTGATGTAGTTCGGGATGTGTTGGTAGCGGAGAAATCTTGTGAGACATTTGAAAGTACAAAATTGAAAACCAAAAATGTACATGGGACAGGTTGTACACTTTCTTCTGCTATAGCTTCTTTTTTGGGAAGGGGGTTGACTGTTCAAGAATCAGTAAAGCAAGCAAGAGAATATGTCTATTCGGCAATTGAAGCAGGAATGGAAGTGAAGACTGGTCAGGGAAATGGTCCCTTAAACCACTTTTATGAACCTATAAGAATGATTAAGCATGAAATGGTCAGATAA
- the thiE gene encoding thiamine phosphate synthase, with product MTFPFRLYMVTDQKACLGRDFFWVLEEAIKGGVDLVQIREKELLERDFITKAQRTIDICAKYNVPLIVNDSLSVAEAVNADGVHIGQSDSSMDIAKELLGENFPVGLSIGKLHQLESSDASKAWYYGISPVFSTPTKTDTITEWGLEGIQSIKRMTDKPLVAIGNIKIDNAKQVIEAGADCLAVVSAICSAQSPEKAAASIRNEIEKAI from the coding sequence ATGACATTTCCATTTCGTCTTTATATGGTAACTGACCAAAAGGCTTGTTTGGGCAGGGACTTCTTTTGGGTTTTGGAGGAAGCGATTAAAGGAGGTGTAGACCTTGTTCAAATTAGAGAGAAAGAGCTTTTAGAAAGGGATTTTATTACCAAAGCCCAAAGGACAATAGACATTTGTGCCAAATATAATGTGCCATTGATTGTAAATGATAGTTTGTCCGTTGCTGAAGCTGTAAATGCGGACGGGGTGCATATTGGTCAATCTGATAGTAGTATGGATATTGCCAAAGAATTACTAGGAGAAAACTTTCCTGTTGGTTTATCCATTGGAAAGCTTCATCAACTGGAAAGTTCAGACGCATCAAAGGCTTGGTATTATGGAATTAGTCCTGTTTTCTCCACACCAACCAAAACTGATACAATCACTGAGTGGGGCTTGGAAGGTATACAAAGTATCAAAAGGATGACGGACAAACCATTGGTAGCCATAGGGAATATAAAAATAGATAATGCAAAGCAGGTAATTGAAGCAGGTGCAGATTGTTTGGCGGTGGTTTCAGCCATTTGTAGTGCGCAAAGTCCTGAAAAAGCTGCTGCGTCCATTAGAAATGAAATAGAGAAAGCCATTTGA
- the thiM gene encoding hydroxyethylthiazole kinase, with amino-acid sequence MKESIIKNLKLVREKSPLVHSITNYVVMNNTANALLALGASPVMAHAKLEVADMVNIAGALAVNIGTLDEFWVDSMLLAVKEANERDTPWILDPVGAGATAYRNETLTRLLSFKPNVIRGNASEIMSLAKANVQTKGVDSTHSSDDALSYGMQLAKESGAIVCISGATDFVTDGNKVVEIANGHELMGKVTGMGCTATALIAAFMAVEKDYFQATVSGMTLMGLSGEIAAKNSTGPGTLQLNFYDSLYQLEDRHVNQLAKVKHRED; translated from the coding sequence ATGAAGGAGTCTATAATCAAGAATTTGAAATTAGTGAGGGAAAAATCCCCATTGGTGCACAGCATTACCAATTATGTCGTGATGAACAATACGGCCAATGCTTTATTGGCGCTTGGCGCTTCTCCAGTCATGGCACACGCCAAATTGGAAGTAGCAGACATGGTGAACATAGCTGGGGCTTTGGCGGTCAATATTGGGACTTTGGATGAGTTTTGGGTGGACAGCATGTTGTTGGCGGTCAAGGAAGCCAATGAGCGCGATACACCATGGATTTTAGATCCAGTAGGAGCAGGTGCAACGGCCTATAGAAATGAAACTCTTACCCGTTTGCTAAGCTTTAAACCTAATGTAATCAGGGGAAATGCTTCAGAAATTATGTCCTTGGCAAAAGCTAATGTTCAAACCAAAGGAGTGGACAGTACACATTCCTCAGATGATGCTTTGTCCTATGGGATGCAGCTTGCGAAGGAGTCGGGAGCTATTGTGTGTATTTCCGGCGCTACGGATTTTGTGACAGACGGAAACAAGGTGGTGGAAATAGCAAACGGACATGAATTAATGGGGAAAGTAACAGGGATGGGATGTACAGCTACTGCATTAATTGCTGCCTTTATGGCTGTGGAAAAGGACTATTTTCAAGCAACTGTATCCGGAATGACTTTGATGGGGTTATCTGGAGAGATTGCTGCAAAGAATTCCACTGGACCAGGCACTCTCCAGCTGAACTTTTATGATTCACTTTATCAGCTAGAAGACAGGCATGTTAATCAATTGGCTAAAGTAAAACATCGTGAAGACTAA